A stretch of Gasterosteus aculeatus chromosome 4, fGasAcu3.hap1.1, whole genome shotgun sequence DNA encodes these proteins:
- the lrrn3b gene encoding leucine-rich repeat neuronal protein 3, which yields MKDVSFVDRLFVGLAMASFVLATEERPDCPKLCVCEIRPWFSPSSVYMEAQTVDCNDLGLFSLPEQLPVGTQVLLLQTNNVAKIEQPLDYLANITEIDLSQNNLSSISDVHLGNLPHLLSLHMEENWIRELPEQSLAEVANLQELYMNHNLISSISPLAFLGLSKLVRLHLNSNKLTAIKRKWFEPMPNLEILMIGENPILSIDDMNFKPLINLRSLVLTRMNLSQLPDDALAGLDNLESISFYDNVFAEVPHSALKNAKNLKFLDLNKNPIARIQRGDFVDMLHLKELGINSMPELVSIDSFALNNLPELTKIEATNNPKLSYIHPNAFYKLPRLETLMLNGNALSALHRITVESLPNLREVSMHSNPIRCDCVVRWMNMNKTNLRFMEPDSLYCVEPPEYEGQHVRQVHFREMMEICLPLISPESMPGYIKAQNGSSVSLHCRAFAEPEPDIYWITPSGTRVLPNTVSDKFYMHPEGTFDIYDITENEAGLYTCVAHNLVGADLRSVSVEVNGYFPQPANGSLNILIKSVETNSIVVSWKAGHGTLAPNIKWYTGSDANHPTTAFTTRVPSDVQVYNLTHLTPATLYKVCVDVGSINYNHDTKCVNVTTKGLELAAKDTEKWDAAVITVFGVLLAVISVACLLIYVSLRNRHLYGDIRKCDSKASLTPEDATGMHSHFFTKLWVSGKGLPSGVKVKATVINVSDNAF from the coding sequence ATGAAGGACGTGTCATTTGTGGATCGCCTCTTTGTCGGCTTGGCCATGGCCTCTTTTGTTCTGGCCACAGAGGAGAGGCCTGATTGCCCAAAGCTTTGTGTATGCGAGATTAGACCCTGGTTTTCTCCGAGTTCGGTGTACATGGAGGCTCAGACGGTTGACTGTAATGACTTGGGACTCTTTAGCCTGCCGGAACAATTACCGGTGGGCACGCAAGTGCTATTACTTCAAACGAACAATGTTGCCAAGATTGAACAACCATTGGATTACCTGGCTAACATCACAGAGATTGATTTATCACAAAACAATCTATCCTCGATCAGTGATGTGCACCTGGGGAATCTTCCTCACCTGCTGTCCCTTCATATGGAGGAAAATTGGATACGAGAGTTGCCTGAGCAAAGTCTTGCTGAGGTGGCTAACCTTCAGGAGCTCTACATGAATCACAACCTCATCTCCTCCATTTCCCCGTTGGCTTTTCTGGGTCTCAGCAAACTTGTGCGCCTCCACCTCAATTCCAACAAGCTGACGGCCATCAAAAGAAAGTGGTTTGAGCCCATGCCAAATCTAGAGATCCTAATGATTGGGGAGAATCCTATTCTTTCTATTGATGATATGAACTTCAAACCTCTGATTAACTTACGCAGTCTGGTTCTCACAAGAATGAACCTGTCTCAGCTTCCCGACGATGCACTGGCTGGTCTTGATAACTTGGAGAGCATCTCGTTCTATGATAACGTTTTCGCTGAGGTGCCTCATTCTGCcctgaaaaatgcaaaaaatctTAAGTTTTtagatttaaataaaaaccctATTGCGAGGATACAGAGAGGAGACTTTGTGGATATGCTCCATTTGAAAGAACTAGGGATTAATAGCATGCCAGAGCTAGTTTCCATTGACAGCTTTGCCCTCAATAACCTCCCAGAGCTGACCAAAATAGAAGCCACCAACAATCCTAAACTCTCTTATATCCATCCTAATGCTTTCTACAAACTACCGCGACTGGAAACCCTAATGCTAAATGGAAATGCACTCAGTGCCCTTCACAGGATTACTGTCGAGTCCCTCCCAAATCTCAGAGAGGTTAGCATGCACAGCAACCCCATCCGCTGTGACTGTGTAGTCCGCTGGATGAACATGAACAAGACTAACCTTCGCTTCATGGAGCCCGATTCACTTTACTGTGTGGAGCCACCAGAGTACGAGGGTCAGCACGTCCGACAGGTGCACTTCAGGGAGATGATGGAGATTTGTCTGCCACTCATTTCTCCCGAAAGCATGCCTGGGTACATTAAAGCACAGAACGGGAGCTCTGTGTCACTCCATTGTCGGGCCTTCGCTGAACCAGAGCCGGACATCTACTGGATCACCCCGTCTGGTACCAGAGTCCTGCCCAACACAGTGTCCGACAAGTTCTACATGCACCCGGAGGGAACTTTTGACATCTATGATATAACAGAAAATGAAGCAGGTCTCTACACTTGCGTTGCCCATAATCTGGTCGGAGCTGATCTTAGATCTGTTTCAGTAGAGGTGAACGGATATTTCCCCCAGCCAGCCAATGGGTCTCTGAATATCCTAATCAAGTCGGTGGAGACAAATTCCATAGTGGTCTCGTGGAAGGCTGGCCACGGCACCTTGGCTCCAAACATTAAATGGTACACGGGGTCAGATGCCAACCATCCGACCACAGCGTTCACCACCAGGGTTCCCTCCGACGTCCAGGTCTACAACCTCACACATCTCACCCCCGCCACTCTGTACAAAGTCTGTGTGGATGTCGGCAGCATCAACTACAACCATGACACCAAATGTGTCAATGTCACCACTAAGGGATTAGAGCTGGCAGCCAAGGACACAGAAAAATGGGACGCAGCAGTAATCACTGTCTTTGGTGTGCTCTTGGCTGTGATTTCAGTGGCGTGCCTGCTTATTTATGTGTCTCTGAGAAACCGTCACCTTTATGGGGATATAAGGAAATGCGACTCCAAAGCTTCCCTGACACCAGAGGATGCAACCGGCATGCACTCCCATTTCTTTACAAAGCTGTGGGTTTCGGGTAAGGGACTGCCAAGTGGAGTCAAAGTGAAAGCCACGGTCATAAATGTATCTGACAATGCCTTTTAA